Part of the Mycobacteriales bacterium genome is shown below.
ACCGCCTCCAGCATGCTCCGTACGGTCTTGGCCGCGTTCGGGGAGATGACCGTGGTCCGCCGGGCCGGCGTCGTCGGCGTGCTGGTGCCGTCCGGGCCGATGACCGACCTCACGATCCGCGGCTGCACCCGGACCCCGTCGTTGGCGATCGTCTGGTACATCCCCGCCAGCTGCAGCGGCGTCATCGACAGGCCCTGACCGATCGGCAGGTTGCCGAACGTGCTGCCCGACCAGGTGTCCGGCGCCGGCAGGATGCCGGCGCTCTCCCCCGGCAGCTCGATGCCGGTCCTGGTGCCGATGCCGAACTTGCGTTCGGTGTCGTAGAACTGGGCCGGCCCGACCAGGTCGTTGGCGATCATCAGGGTGCCGACGTTGCTGGACTTGGCCAGCACGCCGGTCGCGGTCCACCGCATCGGGGCGTGCGACCAGGCGTCGTGGACGTAGCGGTCGGCGATCTTGATGGAGTCCGGGACCAGCAGCGGCGTGGTCGGGGTGAGCTTGTCGTGCTCGACCGCGGCCGAGAACGTGACGACCTTGTTGGCCGAGCCCGGCTCGACCGGCGCGGCCACGGCCGGGTTCGTGCCGGCCACCTTCGGCGTCTTCGCCGGCGTCTGCGAGTTGTACGTCGGGGCGCTGGCCATCGCCAGCACCTCACCGGTGTGCGCGTCCAGGATCACCGCCTGCCCGCTGCTCGCCTTGGCCGTGGCGACGGCCTTGGCCAGCCCCTGCTGGAGCTGGTACTGCAGGTCCTGGTCCAGGGTGAGCTGGACGGTCGAGCCCGGCACCGCGTCGGTCTCCTGCCGCAGCCCGCCCGGGATCTGCAGGCCGTTGCTGCCCCGCTCGACCTCGATCCGGCCGTCGGTGCCGCGCAGCGCGCCGTTGTACTTCGACTCGATCCCGGCCAGCCCGCCGTCGTCGTTGGTGTAGCCGACCACGGCCGAGGCCAGGTCGCCGCCGGGGTACAGCCGCTGGGTCGAGTCGTCGGCGCCGATGCCCTTGAGGTTCAGCGCGATGATGGTGGCCGCCTCGGCGGGCGTGACGTCCTTCAGCAGCGGCACGTACCGGGTCCTGGCCTTGGTCAGCTTGGGCAGCAGCACGGCCGCCGACTGCTTGAGCGGGCCGGCCAGCGCGGTCGCCGTCCCCTGCGGGTCGGTCACCTCGGTCGGGTCGGCGAAGATCGTCCGGGACGCCACGCTGTACGCCAGCGGCTGGCCGTCGCGGTCCACGATCTCGCCCCGGGTCGCCGGGATCGTCGTCGGGTAGAGCAGCTGCTTCTGCGTCCGCGCGGCCAGGTGGTCGCCGTCGAAGCCCTGGAGCTGGACCAGCCGGCCGCCCAGGATCACCAGCAGCGTGCAGACCGCGGCGAAGCCGACGCCGAGGCGGCGGCCGGGGTCGCCGAGGCGCAGCAGGCGGGAGCGGGCCGGGCGGCGCGGGGGGCGGCCGCCGCCGCGGGTCGACCTCGGGGGGCGGGGCCGGCTCGTGGTGGCGCGGGTCCGCGCGGTGGTGCCGGGACGGGCGCCGGTGCGGGTCCGCGTCGTACGGGTGCCGTCGCTGCGCGTGCTGCTCGTGCCGGTTCCCCGGCCTGCGGTCGTCCGGGCGGCGCCCGCGCCGGTGCCCGTGTCGCGGGTGGCGCGGGTGGCGCCGGTGTCGCGGCTGGCGCCGGTGTCGCGGGTCCGGCCCGTGTCGCGGGTCGTGCTGCGGCCGGACCCGGTTCCCCGGCCTGCGGTGGTCGTCCGGCCGGCGCCGGTGGCGCGGGCGGTACTGGTGGCGCGGGGGGTACTGGTGGCGCGGGTGGTACTGGTGGCGCGGGCGGTACTGGTGGCGC
Proteins encoded:
- a CDS encoding penicillin-binding protein 2, which produces ATSTARATSTTRATSTPRATSTARATGAGRTTTAGRGTGSGRSTTRDTGRTRDTGASRDTGATRATRDTGTGAGAARTTAGRGTGTSSTRSDGTRTTRTRTGARPGTTARTRATTSRPRPPRSTRGGGRPPRRPARSRLLRLGDPGRRLGVGFAAVCTLLVILGGRLVQLQGFDGDHLAARTQKQLLYPTTIPATRGEIVDRDGQPLAYSVASRTIFADPTEVTDPQGTATALAGPLKQSAAVLLPKLTKARTRYVPLLKDVTPAEAATIIALNLKGIGADDSTQRLYPGGDLASAVVGYTNDDGGLAGIESKYNGALRGTDGRIEVERGSNGLQIPGGLRQETDAVPGSTVQLTLDQDLQYQLQQGLAKAVATAKASSGQAVILDAHTGEVLAMASAPTYNSQTPAKTPKVAGTNPAVAAPVEPGSANKVVTFSAAVEHDKLTPTTPLLVPDSIKIADRYVHDAWSHAPMRWTATGVLAKSSNVGTLMIANDLVGPAQFYDTERKFGIGTRTGIELPGESAGILPAPDTWSGSTFGNLPIGQGLSMTPLQLAGMYQTIANDGVRVQPRIVRSVIGPDGTSTPTTPARRTTVISPNAAKTVRSMLEAVVAKGGTAPKAAIDNYRVAGKTGTAQRPNPACKCYSGGGYWATFAGIAPADKPELVMSVVITEPPGGGEGGSVAAPLFHDVMSYALTARKVPPTGTPVPTLKLTVD